In a genomic window of Vigna radiata var. radiata cultivar VC1973A unplaced genomic scaffold, Vradiata_ver6 scaffold_294, whole genome shotgun sequence:
- the LOC106754354 gene encoding uncharacterized protein LOC106754354 isoform X1, whose amino-acid sequence MAEPAAVLTLQAKVSHEAKLKELLHRITSLEIKLCSDGAKEFTKLLKSENGGDVLREYVRGSPKCSELLEAWKLREGKQGMNYVFDLISAIFNHSGGKYNPSDAESVGVSKDLDKFARLLIAERLNDIHKEVSSKEWRRQKAALLLLASIVRRGASLASEVSKSFDFKLAEFGRIASEHRRKKPEARVGLLRKSFVGFAVSFLEVGKPGLLRWILQQREMYSGVLRGLGSDDDETVVFVLTVLRDRVLVVESLVPPGLRSVLFGSATLEQLVEVCGRESGGDAAEVAFGVLVRVCTDPCNGLMPDSKMRLRGNTKRVLDLMKKLRVTEVQHHKDLLLAIVEAKGSFGLLYLKEFPYNIENFKSSSWIPAISVAAQLVSLVGNGISKEYANLQSNGPGLLLDNMDLHSIVKCLFPRPFSRPVFNKGLPHTEPYVKHGTLRLLLELLKLLDSLFSGLNHNSSSSNPVLKHVMFIKDEIQNYVQAFLPDLQVLLNLLSSLDASSDACNSTLKRDACHDEDNSRRRKKLKLDTSESGDIDIVVAGLSSTPDIDLTDYSETVDIGARADTLDDEVYLMNIIGEIWGVDLHSIDISTWTDVDSYLLSKLLDALRYYRRSLPFTLDSSFETFKSLLKSPLELTRHLQFSVLSLLAEYIEWCPDNEIPIKTPPVLYKYLQPFIKLLMFSPYNETRDLAYRLALAAMFSTGGFDGNLHEIESWFLFLPGYNGRKPPVKILEADALQSFTLFVISFLCDAVSTFGNNLVKYWNILKSHAHILEDSTDLSPHFSPFVVCVLEKCLKVIRPKSGSCSVPKKSVVLLYTCSTVRYLLQTQVNPELLSALVHADLTERLGGSYECGEVFPQWKPLKDLLDFVESILHHRNYCIFSNNEESVLPDNSLGSALGSVNRLLNCRSSHAVAETTISFISSIILEDGGKMLTNMPLHVVIPRDLVGVPFSLLLSVLFLDYSVLHHATKLWPAMFYAGLDMAMSNLGIGSQNAAPVGNSDHRLYPESLTCSQLLDASEADAVTFSIFLKQAPFHVIFPAMMCMSGPYISKLSKIQELLLHKLSASINDCLLLPNLQLVLFWTHRIQLCYKVNPMAEIEQLLNVCVKLVGSLLAQLLVPESCSDCSMTNFFCSRHNIKEVIKTIFFHPCVVMSLSLSLGSFQNIANRNVEDDFDMLNVVSDEGFHKFGNPILKILSMTLDHMWSLFGSHLWASTAEDVGSLFVKEFKGFQQKLFLDVRDRFELCIRTEDVIPLLPTLCTLHTLHRFLSPFELLELVDWMFSRVEVNDLPIKKSLLSVGCSLAADAFSALSIYFQQSSENRAPYDLFWGMGVRNMKTDIFEQIYIKVVDYSLCFEVDSADRCLLEAINALYTQKYMQQETFHPLLLIMWKIIMVTPLKILSHCIYKINAKKAIFLRILTELSSLHSLVFGHSFLGIVNRSLYNDIGGMEHISDLTLSEDQYILLLPASLSYLSLISNRFWGQNHKDCKPIPYFYSKILLKGFSQWRSFLSKDIFEEEYGEFFPSSVQELLCLIDHSLLGKSIHMLQYHFALNGDSIKLKKRLNLFKSICPKHASHDDLIDCESQFIDNYSPRQSLNIINRVVAKLSLCKILLFHEEAGGGLKDVSVKMQRKIGKSRMHFINTLVDIWQFIVKKFSSASDQSRSAKGTHISLLYNLMEEFLLNSILELVGKMENDLIQLPSISFLEQLIRSALLYRFGDFTTMKALRVILSQLNEGRLSFDLYLQLLLAHSQFAPTLHSMHKPAGSFLKPVSSILKCLEIPSLDYCENDLKQTGLTTVLSNGPLEIVRMLRILLWIKDRQTDSDYENDIDINLKELHGLLRDSYGATISWIDLGISSLMQQIESMSCPLSQNVKVDSETIEEWYKSHHGDNFPIDPDICVSTVLYFPSDRSISDEPPSANKIEPDTIRKKVHYSHVEDRECYDPAFILRFSIYSLSKAYIEPVEFAGSGLLAVAFFSMSSLDNGIRRLAYGTLDKFKNALEKCQKRKDVMGLRLLLNSVQNSIEEPWQRIPSVISLFAAEASCVLLDPANDHYAGISTFLIHSSKLNMRVIPMFDNFFWSTSVNFKAERSWMLRLLCAGLNSDDDAMIYIRNSILETLMSFYVSPLSDFESKNLIFEVIKKSVKSHKITSHLVKHCSLFSWFSSLISVSRQRLNGDYNKLFLKHVLVALKVVNDVISFGRISKWLKNHGLDQLMELSSNLFNFLLRDGTLANETLLLVNPFLQMVASTLKLSQKRKIYQPHFTLSIEGLYQMYQTGSVYNKGTKSIKPELALEAILMNSPHISIFYMNQERLQSFLIWATTTALKSESRRRLEFNEYQFFRNDSREEFRENSVLSALLRWLTASVIIGKLRKRSYCRDSGLAETHNFESLNSLLVYVENTSGQRNDIDIGAEEFLASTIFYLQLRLGVNHEVLPSVVCALCLLIFGASDFAVGKTDLLQDYDTLISSHSSRIRCPPEVNPTWRWSFYQPWKDHSLELTDSQKMEEYHACQTLLVIISNVLGGKKLESANLSPVDLERSGLFQ is encoded by the exons ATGGCGGAACCTGCTGCGGTTCTGACATTACAGGCCAAGGTCAGCCACGAAGCGAAACTGAAGGAACTGCTTCACCGAATCACCTCGCTCGAGATAAAGCTATGCTCCGACGGCGCAAAAGAATTTACGAAGCTTCTGAAGTCTGAGAATGGCGGCGACGTACTCCGAGAGTACGTGCGTGGGTCCCCGAAGTGCTCGGAGCTTCTCGAGGCGTGGAAGCTTCGCGAAGGAAAGCAGGGCATGAACTATGTGTTCGACCTAATCTCCGCGATTTTCAACCACAGTGGAGGTAAGTACAACCCTAGCGACGCGGAGAGTGTGGGCGTGAGCAAAGACTTGGATAAATTTGCGCGGTTATTGATTGCGGAACGGTTGAATGATATCCACAAGGAGGTGAGCAGCAAGGAGTGGCGCCGGCAGAAGGCGGCGCTATTGCTCCTGGCGTCGATTGTGCGGCGTGGCGCGAGCTTGGCGTCGGAGGTCTCGAAGAGCTTCGATTTTAAGCTGGCGGAGTTCGGGAGGATCGCGTCGGAGCATCGGAGGAAGAAACCAGAGGCGAGGGTAGGGTTGCTGAGAAAGTCGTTTGTTGGATTCGCGGTGTCGTTTTTGGAGGTCGGGAAGCCGGGGCTGTTGCGGTGGATTTTGCAGCAGAGAGAGATGTATTCTGGCGTTCTCAGAGGGTTGGGAAGCGATGATGATGAGACTGTAGTGTTTGTGTTGACGGTGTTGAGAGACAGGGTTCTCGTTGTGGAGTCATTGGTCCCTCCGGGGCTTCGGAGTGTGTTGTTTGGGAGTGCCACATTGGAACAGTTGGTTGAGGTTTGTGGAAGGGAGAGTGGTGGTGATGCTGCTGAGGTTGCGTTTGGGGTGCTTGTTAGGGTTTGTACTGATCCGTGTAATGGTTTGATGCCGGATTCGAAAATGCGGTTGAGGGGCAATACTAAGAGGGTATTGGACCTCATGAAGAAGTTGCGGGTGACGGAGGTTCAACATCATAAGGACTTGCTTTTGGCTATTGTTGAGGCCAAGGGTTCTTTTGGGTTGCTGTATTTGAAGGAGTTTCCTTACAACATTGAAAATTTCAAGTCTTCTTCATG GATTCCCGCAATATCTGTGGCAGCTCAATTGGTTTCGTTGGTTGGTAATGGCATTTCTAAGGAATATGCAAATTTACAATCAAATGGTCCAGGGCTGTTGTTAGATAATATGGATTTACACAGTATTGTGAAGTGCCTGTTTCCTCGTCCATTCAGCAGGCCTGTGTTTAATAAGGGATTGCCTCACACTGAACCTTATGTTAAACATGGTACTCTAAGGCTTCTTCTGGAGTTACTGAAATTGCTGGACTCTCTTTTTAGTGGTTTGAATCATAATTCTAGTTCCAGCAATCCAGTCTTGAAGCATGTGATGTTTATCAAGGATGAAATTCAGAATTATGTTCAGGCTTTTCTTCCTGATCTGCAGGTTTTATTAAACCTACTTTCCTCTTTAGATGCCAGTTCTGACGCCTGTAACTCAACATTGAAGAGGGATGCATGCCATGATGAAGATAACAGCAGGAGGAGAAAGAAGTTAAAACTGGACACTTCAGAGAGTGGTGATATAGATATAGTTGTTGCTGGGCTAAGTTCTACTCCTGATATTGATTTGACTGACTACAGTGAAACAGTTGATATTGGAGCAAGAGCAGATACATTGGATGATGAAGTGTATCTCATGAATATCATAGGGGAAATTTGGGGTGTGGACCTCCATTCCATAGATATTAGCACATGGACAGACGTGGACTCATACCTGCTGTCTAAACTTCTTGATGCTCTCAGATATTACCGT CGCTCTCTGCCTTTCACATTGGATAGTTCTTTTGAAACTTTCAAGAGTCTTCTTAAAAGCCCGTTGGAATTAACAAGGCACCTGCAGTTCTCAGTGTTGTCCTTGCTTGCAGAATATATTGAATGGTGTCCTGACAATGAAATTCCTATAAAAACACCACCCGTGTTGTACAAATACCTACAGCCATTCATTAAATTGCTGATGTTTTCACCATACAACGAAACAAGGGATTTGGCGTACAGACTGGCCTTGGCAGCTATGTTCAGTACTGGCGGTTTTGATGGGAATCTTCATGAGATAGAAtcatggtttttatttttaccagGTTATAATGGAAGGAAACCCCCTGTCAAAATCTTGGAGGCTGATGCATTGCAGAGTTTTACTTTGTTTGTTATATCATTCTTGTGTGACGCTGTTTCTACATTTGGgaataatttagttaaatattgGAATATTCTTAAAAGTCATGCCCATATTTTGGAAGACAGTACAG ATTTATCACCTCATTTTAGCCCTTTCGTTGTATGTGTGCTGGAGAAGTGTCTAAAGGTGATCCGACCTAAATCAGGATCCTGCTCTGTGCCTAAAAAGTCAGTGGTATTATTATACACTTGCAGTACAGTCAGGTATCTCTTGCAAACGCAG GTCAACCCTGAATTGTTATCTGCTTTAGTTCATGCAGACTTGACAGAGAGACTTGGTGGCAGTTATGAATGTGGTGAAGTCTTTCCCCAGTGGAAGCCACTGAAGGATTTATTGGACTTTGTGGAGAGCATATTACACCATCGGAATTATTGCATCTTCTCTAACAATGAAGAATCTGTCCTTCCTGATAATTCTCTGGGAAGTGCGCTTGGTAGTGTAAATAGATTGTTGAATTGTAGGTCTAGTCATGCAGTTGCTGAAACGACAATATCTTTCATATCCTCCATTATATTGGAAGATGGGGGTAAAATGTTGACAAATATGCCATTGCATGTGGTCATTCCACGTGACTTGGTTGGAGTTCCTTTTTCCCTCTTATTGTCTGTACTTTTTCTGGATTATAGTGTTCTTCACCATGCTACGAAGTTGTGGCCTGCTATGTTTTATGCTGGTTTGGATATGGCCATGTCAAATCTTGGTATTGGTAGTCAAAATGCTGCTCCTGTTGGGAATTCTGATCATAGATTGTATCCAGAGTCTCTGACTTGTAGCCAACTTTTAGATGCTTCCGAAGCTGATGCTGTTACATTTAGTATCTTTCTGAAACAGGCACCTTTTCATGTGATATTTCCTGCAATGATGTGTATGAGTGGTCCTTACATATCAAAGCTATCTAAAATACAAGAGCTGTTACTACATAAATTATCCGCGTCCATAAATGATTGCTTGCTCCTTCCCAATCTGCAACTCGTGCTGTTCTGGACTCATCGGATTCAGCTATGTTACAAAGTTAACCCAATGGCCGAAATCGAACAACTTCTGAATGTGTGTGTTAAGCTTGTAGGGAGCTTGTTAGCACAATTGTTGGTCCCAGAAAGTTGTTCTGACTGCTCTATgaccaattttttttgttcaagaCATAACATTAAAGAAGTgattaaaaccatttttttccatcCCTGTGTTGTGATGTCATTATCTCTTTCGTTGGGAAGTTTTCAGAACattgcaaacagaaatgtagaGGATGATTTCGATATGCTTAATGTAGTATCTGATGAGGGGTTTCACAAATTTGGTAATCcaattctaaagatattatcaaTGACTCTTGATCACATGTGGTCTTTATTTGGTTCCCACCTTTGGGCGTCTACAGCTGAAGATGTTGGTAGTTTATTTGTGAAGGAATTTAAAGGctttcaacaaaaattatttctggATGTCAGAGATAGATTTGAATTGTGCATTCGTACTGAAGATGTGATTCCTCTCCTTCCAACATTGTGTACTTTACATACTTTGCATCGGTTTTTATCACCTTTTGAGCTCCTTGAATTAGTGGATTGGATGTTCAGTAGAGTTGAAGTGAATGATTTACCAATTAAGAAATCTCTGTTATCTGTTGGATGTTCCTTAGCTGCTGATGCTTTTAGtgctttgtccatttattttCAGCAGTCATCTGAAAACAGGGCACCTTATGATTTGTTTTGGGGGATGGGTGTAAGGAATATGAAAACTGATATTTTTGAGCAGATTTACATCAAGGTTGTGGATTATTCTCTATGTTTTGAAGTAGATAGTGCTGATAGATGTTTGCTTGAAGCTATCAATGCCTTGTATACGCAGAAGTATATGCAGCAAGAAACTTTTCATCCTCTGCTGTTGATCATGTGGAAAATTATAATGGTTACTCCATTGAAAATTCTTTCCCATTGCATTTACAAGATAAATGCTAAGAAAGCTATATTTTTGCGTATTCTTACTGAATTGAGTTCCCTGCATTCATTGGTCTTTGGGCATTCATTTTTGGGTATAGTGAATAGAAGTTTATATAATGATATCGGTGGGATGGAACATATCTCTGATCTTACTCTTTCAGAAGATCAGTATATACTACTTCTACCGGCCTCTTTGTCATACTTGAGCTTAATTTCCAATAGATTTTGGGGACAGAATCACAAAGATTGCAAACCTATACCTtacttttattcaaaaattcTCTTGAAAGGTTTCAGTCAATGGAGGAGCTTTTTGTCTAAAGATATATTTGAGGAAGAATATGGGGAATTCTTTCCATCATCTGTTCAAGAACTTCTCTGTCTTATTGATCACAGTCTTCTTGGGAAATCAATTCATATGTTGCAGTATCACTTTGCTCTTAATGGGGATTCaataaaactgaaaaagagattaaatttatttaaatccaTTTGCCCAAAACATGCTTCACACGATGACCTGATTGACTGTGAGAGtcaatttattgataattattcTCCACGTCAGTCTTTGAATATCATCAATCGTGTTGTTGCAAAGTTATCactttgtaaaatattattgtttcatGAAGAAGCAGGTGGGGGTTTGAAAGATGTTTCagtgaaaatgcaaagaaaaataggaaaatcTAGGATGCATTTTATAAATACTTTGGTGGACATTTGGCAGTTTATTGTGAAGAAGTTTTCTTCAGCCTCTGATCAATCTAGATCTGCAAAAGGCACACATATTTCATTGTTATATAATCTCatggaagagtttttgttgAATAGTATTCTAGAATTGGTtgggaaaatggaaaatgatcTTATTCAGTTGCCATCCATTTCCTTCCTTGAGCAATTAATCAGATCTGCTCTTCTCTATAGGTTTGGTGATTTTACAACAATGAAAGCTCTCCGGGTCATATTATCACAGCTTAATGAGGGGAGGCTATCATTTGATTTATATCTTCAGTTGTTGCTTGCACATTCTCAGTTTGCCCCTACTCTCCATTCTATGCACAAACCAGCAGGTTCCTTTTTGAAGCCTGTATCCAGCATTCTTAAGTGTCTTGAGATTCCTTCTCTTGACTATTGTGAAAATGACCTGAAACAGACAGGGCTAACAACTGTGCTTTCAAATGGACCATTAGAAATTGTTAGAATGCTACGGATACTCCTATGGATAAAGGATCGCCAAACTGATTCAGATTATGAAAATGATATtgacataaatttaaaagaactgCATGGACTGCTTCGTGATTCTTATGGTGCAACAATCAGCTGGATTGATTTAGGGATATCCAGTCTTATGCAACAAATTGAGTCTATGAGTTGCCCGTTATCTCAGAATGTCAAGGTAGATTCAGAAACAATTGAAGAGTGGTACAAAAGCCATCACGGAGACAACTTTCCTATTGACCCTGACATATGTGTGTCAACAGTTCTCTATTTTCCCTCTGATAGAAGTATCTCCGATGAGCCACCATCTGCAAACAAGATTGAACCAGATACTATCAGgaaaaag GTACATTATTCTCATGTTGAAGATAGAGAATGTTATGATCCTGCATTTATATTGCGATTTTCAATTTATAGTCTCTCAAAGGCTTATATAGAGCCTGTGGAGTTTGCTGGGTCAGGGTTGCTTGCAGTAGCATTTTTTAGCATGTCTTCCCTGGACAACGGGATAAGAAGATTAGCTTATGGCACTCTTGATAAATTTAAGAATGCATTGGAG AAATGCCAAAAGAGGAAGGATGTAATGGGACTTCGACTTCTATTAAATTCTGTTCAAAATAGTATAGAAGAGCCATGGCAAAGAATCCCGTCagttatttctttatttgctGCAGAGGCATCTTGTGTATTGTTAGATCCAGCAAATGATCATTATGCTGGTATAAGTACATTTTTGATACACTCTTCCAAGTTGAATATGAGG GTTATCCCTATGTTTGATAACTTCTTTTGGAGTACCTCTGTCAATTTTAAAGCAGAAAGGTCTTGGATGCTCCGGCTTTTATGTGCGGGGCTGAACTCTGATGATGATGCCATGATATATATCAGGAACTCTATCCTTGAGACCCTGATGAGCTTTTATGTCTCTCCTCTTTCTGATTTTGAGTCAAAGAACCTGATTTTTGAG GTGATAAAGAAATCTGTTAAATCACATAAGATTACCAGTCATCTAGTGAAACACTGTTCCTTATTTTCATGGTTTTCGTCTCTCATCTCAGTTAGTAGACAAAGGCTTAACGGAGATTACAATAAACTTTTCTTGAAACATGTGTTGGTGGCATTGAAG GTTGTCAATGATGTTATTTCATTCGGAAGAATCTCCAAGTGGTTGAAAAATCACGGTCTTGATCAGCTCATGGAACTTTCATCCAATCTATTTAATTTCTTGCTCCGTGATGGAACGTTGGCTAATGAAACATTATTACTTGTTAATCCTTTTCTACAAATGGTTGCTTCGACGTTGAAATTGTCtcagaaaaggaaaatatatcaGCCACATTTTACCCTATCAATTGAGGGCTTGTATCAGATGTACCAGACTGGCAGTGTGTATAATAAAGGCACAAAAAGTATTAAACCGGAGCTTGCTCTTGAAGCCATACTTATGAATTCACCTCATATTTCCATTTTCTATATG
- the LOC106754347 gene encoding uncharacterized protein LOC106754347 — protein sequence MIENTLNEEEDPLSVGDILGEVYHDLSKLLPSQVPTSVAFAYSHAPTPSNVVSATTNTQLPSPHNIILSNHVASDWVQMSNNSNHLYSDKLKSHHIQYERWTEDEHRLFLLGLIACGEGHWKDISELYIVSKSPSQVASYAQKYKIHQNASTKNKKRKSIHEVSIEPSKHVLPAYMISLDETSFKDDVLNCANHMESYNNSIVVVPHKK from the exons ATGATAGAAAACACActgaatgaagaagaagatccatTGAGTGTAGGCGATATCTTAGGAGAAGTTTATCATGACTTATCCAAACTTTTACCTTCTCAG GTTCCTACGA GTGTTGCTTTTGCTTATAGTCATGCTCCAACTCCTTCCAATGTTGTTTCTGCCACTACTAATACTCAACTTCCTTCCCCTCATAACATTATTCTATCGAATCACGTTGCGTCTGATTGGGTTCAAATGTCCAACAACTCTAATCACTTATATTCTGACAAATTGAAGTCACATCACATACAATATGAGCGTTGGACAGAAGATGAACACAG ACTATTTCTTCTTGGACTTATAGCTTGTGGCGAAGGACATTGGAAAGACATTTCAGAATTATACATTGTATCAAAGTCTCCATCTCAAGTAGCAAGTTATGCTCAAAAATACAAGATTCATCAAAATGCCTCAAcgaaaaataagaagagaaaaagtattcaCGAG GTTTCTATTGAGCCTTCTAAACATGTTCTTCCTGCTTATATGATTTCGTTGGACGAAACATCATTCAAAGATGATGTGTTGAATTGTGCAAATCACATGGAAAGCTACAATAATTCTATTGTTGTGGTTCCTCATAAGAAATAG